One part of the Parambassis ranga chromosome 8, fParRan2.1, whole genome shotgun sequence genome encodes these proteins:
- the mapk8ip3 gene encoding C-Jun-amino-terminal kinase-interacting protein 3 isoform X10, with translation MMELQIDEVVYQDDYGSGSVMSERVSGLANSIYREFERLIRSYDEEVVKELMPLVVNVLENLDAVLTENQEHEVELELLKEDNEQLITQYEREKALRKQAEEKFIEFEDALEAEKKDLQVQVEFLELQGKQLELKAKNYADQITRLEERESDMKKQYNALHQRHTEMIQTYVEHIERSKMQQVGSNSQSDGPGCGRTQRHTWRKSSKAERPPSLSLYPSGEGMVRGGLGGARMMPGKDIWQVSELGQSSFSSAYQEDGSESDSVAATPSSTGSKSNTPTSSVPSATVTPINEGFLPPSDFDVMRAGNRRKGGKRHSRNMEVQVSQETRNVSIGMGSSDEWSEFQEIIDSTPELDMCVDPRVYGGGNSPSQGIVNEAFGINTDSLYHEIKDAKSDIIGDVDAGAELLGEFSGMGKEVENLLTENKQLLETKNALNIVKNDLIAKVDELSGEKEVLREELEAVRQSKNKVDARVKELEEELRRLRAEALGASRDSKDEGGDDFSSPMEGGDMTMAQRRRFTRVEMARVLMERNQYKERLMELQEAVRWTEMIRASRESPPIQEKKKSTIWQFFARLFSTSSSPPPVKRPYYSVNIHYKSPALSQRRSHTMCQISTSNRTLEFFPEDDSAMLARREQRREQYRQVREHMRRDDGIMQACGWSVPSRFKQTGGQTDSAQDSPLKRQQTTNEKEDNRMKNVPVPVYCRPLVEKDPNRKLWCAAGVDLTGWRASSQEMAPSKAPSGGSDPLHAEEDGAEKKNSHTSPEKKKSKELQETDTMSSRVWILTSTHSASKVVIIDANQPGSLVDQFNVCNAHVLCISSVPAASESDYPAGEIVLDPGDGGAGAGGGGVGGGGVGVGGGGGDDTSGVEGMLAGITLVGCATNCSVARSNCSSRTDTPIMDKGQAPTAPPMNGKIHPAQSAEEATEATEVSESTSSQTEMGSGPPGPFMEHVFTDPQPRAADTSDRNSGQSKEDTSHHPESEDGGEEGKNYTSVAPTMWLGAQNGWLYVHSAVGNWKKCLHSIKLKDSVLSLVHVKGRVLVALADGTLAIFHRSEDGQWDLSNYHLMDLGRPHHSIRCMAVVHDKVWCGYKNKIHVIQPKSMQIEKSFDAHPRRESQVRQLAWIGDGVWVSIRLDSTLRLYHAHTHQHLQDVDIEPYVSKMLGTGKLGFSFVRITALLIGGNRLWVGTGNGVIISIPLTETVVLHRGQLLGLRANKVSPTSSGGVIHVYGDDGSEKSSGSFIPYCSMAQAQLCFHGHRDAVKFFVSVPGNVLATLNGSVLDSPSEGQGSTAPTETEAQSVQNVLVLSGGEGYIDFRIGDGEDDETEEGDSGGTSQIKPALCKAERSHIIVWQVSYIPE, from the exons ATGATGGAGCTACAGATAGACGAGGTGGTCTACCAGGACGACTACGGCTCCGGCTCCGTCATGTCGGAGCGGGTGTCCGGCCTGGCTAACAGCATTTACCGGGAGTTCGAGCGGCTGATCCGCAGCTACGACGAGGAGGTGGTGAAGGAGCTGATGCCGCTGGTGGTGAACGTCCTGGAGAACCTGGACGCGGTGCTGACGGAGAACCAGGAGCACgaggtggagctggagctgctgaaggaggACAACGAGCAGCTCATCACCCAGTACGAGCGGGAGAAGGCGCTGAGGAAGCAGGCGGAGGAG aAATTTATAGAATTTGAGGATGCACTGGAGGCCGAGAAGAAGGATCTGCAGGTGCAGGTGGAGTTTTTGGAGCTGCAGGGAAAGCAGCTGGAGCTCAAAGCAAAGAACTACGCTGACCAGA tcACCCGGCTGGAAGAGCGAGAATCAGACATGAAGAAGCAGTACAACGCTCTGCACCAGCGCCACACTGAG ATGATCCAGACTTATGTCGAGCACATAGAGCGGTCCAAAATGCAGCAGGTGGGCAgtaacagccaatcagacgggCCCGGCTGTGGACGAAC TCAACGCCACACATGGAGGAAAAG CAGCAAAGCGGAGCGCCCGCCGTCGTTGAGCCTGTATCCCAGCGGCGAGGGCATGGTACGTGGGGGTCTCGGGGGGGCTAGGATGATGCCCGGGAAAGACATCTGGCAGGTCAGCGAGCTCGGCCAGTCCAGCTTCAGCTCCGCCTATCAG GAGGATGGATCGGAGTCCGACTCGGTGGCCGCCACACCTAGCAGCACAGGCAGCAAGTCCAACACGCCCACCTCCTCCGTCCCATCCGCCACCGTCACACCCATCAATGAGGGCTTCCTCCCACCTTCTGACTTTGACGTCATGCGGGCTGGGAACCGCAGGAAAGGTGGCAAACGTCACAGCCGGAACATGGAGGTGCAGGTTTCTCAGGAGACGCGGAATGTCAGCATTG gaaTGGGAAGCAGCGACGAGTGGTCTGAATTTCAGGAGATCATCGATTCCACTCCGGAGCTGGACATGTGTGTGGACCCCCGCGTGTACGGAGGAGGAAACAG cccCTCTCAGGGCATCGTCAACGAGGCCTTCGGCATCAACACTGACTCTCTGTACCACGAGATCAAAGACGCCAAGTCGGACATCATCGGGGACGTGGATGCAGGCGCCGAGCTGCTCG GCGAGTTCTCAG GGATGGGTAAGGAGGTGGAGAACCTGCTGACGGAGAACAAACAGCTTCTAGAGACCAA AAATGCTCTCAACATTGTGAAAAACGACCTCATTGCCAAAGTGGACGAGCTGTCGGGGGAGAAGGAGGTGctgagggaggagctggaggcggTGAGGCAGTCCAAGAACAAGGTGGACGCCCGAgtcaaagagctggaggaagaactcaggag gttAAGAGCTGAAGCTCTCGGCGCGTCTCGGGACTCAAAGGATGAAGGAGGCGATGAC TTTTCATCACCCATGGAAGGTGGAGACATGACGATGGCCCAGCGGCGGCGCTTCACGCGGGTGGAGATGGCCCGCGTGCTGATGGAGAGGAACCAGTACAAGGAAAGGCTGATGGAGCTGCAGGAGGCGGTGCGGTGGACGGAGATGATCCG AGCGTCCAGGGAGAGTCCCCCCAtccaggagaagaagaagtccACCATCTGGCAGTT CTTCGCTCGTCTCTTCAGCACGTCGTCCAGCCCGCCGCCGGTCAAACGGCCATACTACAGCGTCAACATCCACTACAAGTCTCCGGCTTTGTCTCAGCGACGCAGCCACACCATGTGTCAGATCTCCACCTCCAACCGCACGCTGGAGTTCTTCCCTGAAGA TGACTCGGCAATGTTGGCACGCCGAGAGCAGCGGCGTGAGCAGTACAGGCAGGTCCGTGAGCACATGCGCCGCGATGACGGCATCATGCAGGCCTGCGGCTGGAGCGTGCCGTCTCGCTTCAAACAG ACTGGTGGTCAGACGGACAGCGCTCAGGACAGCCCGCTGAAGAGACAACAG ACCACCAACGAGAAGGAGGACAACCGCATGAAGAACGTCCCTGTCCCGGTGTACTGTCGCCCCCTGGTGGAGAAGGACCCCAACAGGAAG TTGTGGTGTGCAGCTGGAGTAGACCTGACCGGATGGAGGGCCAGCAGCCAGGAGATGGCCCCGTCCAAAGCACCATCGGGCGGCAGCGACCCGCTGCACGCTGAGGAGGAcggagcagagaagaagaacagcCACACGTCTCCCGAGAAGAAGAAG tCAAAGGAGCTCCAGGAAACGGACACCATGAGCAGCCGGGTGTGGATCCTCACCAGCACCCACTCTGCCAGCAAGGTGGTCATCATCGACGCCAACCAGCCGGGCTCGCTGGTCGACCAGTTCAACGTCTGCAACGCCCACGTCCTCTGCATCTCCAGCGTGCCTG ctgccAGTGAGAGCGATTATCCAGCAGGAGAGATAGTGTTGGATCCGGGTGatggtggagcaggagcaggtggaggaggagtaggaggaggaggagtaggagtaggtggaggaggtggagacgACACCAGCGGGGTGGAGGGCATGTTGGCGGGCATCACACTTGTCGGGTGCGCCACCAACTGCAGCGTCGCCCGTAGCAACTGCTCGTCACGCACAGACACTCCCATCATGGACAAAGGACAAG CTCCAACCGCTCCGCCCATGAACGGGAAGATCCACCCAGCTCAGTCAGCGGAGGAGgccacagaggccacagagGTTTCTGAGTCCACATCGAGCCAAACAGAAATGGGATCTGGACCTCCAGGACCATTTATGGAGCACGTCTTCACCGATCCTCAGCCGCGAGCTGCAGATACCTCTGACAG GAACTCAGGCCAGTCCAAAGAGGACACGTCTCATCATCCAGAGTCAGAGGACGGAGGCGAGGAGGGAAAAAACTACACCAGCGTGGCTCCAACCATGTGGCTCGGAGCTCAGAACGGCTG GCTTTACGTCCACTCAGCTGTGGGAAACTGGAAGAAATGTCTCCACTCCATTAAGCTCAAAGACTCGGTGCTCAGCctggt GCATGTTAAAGGTCGAGTGCTGGTCGCTCTCGCTGACGGGACACTCGCCATATTCCACCGatcagaag ACGGTCAGTGGGATCTGTCCAACTACCACCTAATGGATCTCGGCCGACCTCATCACTCCATCCGCTGCATGGCCGTCGTCCACGATAAAGTGTGGTGCGGCTACAAGAACAAGATCCACGTCATTCAGCCCAAAAGCATGCAGATAGAG AAGTCCTTCGACGCTCACCCTCGCAGGGAGAGTCAGGTGCGGCAGCTAGCGTGGATTGGCGACGGCGTCTGGGTGTCGATCCGGCTCGACTCCACCTTACGTCTCTAccacgcgcacacacaccagcacctGCAGGACGTGGACATCGAGCCGTACGTCAGCAAAATGCTGG GAACCGGAAAGCTCGGCTTCTCCTTTGTGCGAATCACAGCGCTTCTGATTGGTGGAAATCGGCTCTGGGTGGGGACAGGAAATGGCGTCATCATCTCCATCCCACTGACAGAGA CGGTGGTCCTTCACCGGGGACAGCTCCTGGGTTTGAGGG CCAATAAGGTGTCTCCCACGTCCTCCGGCGGCGTGATCCACGTTTACGGCGATGATGGCTCGGAGAAGAGCAGCGGCAGCTTCATCCCTTACTGCTCGATGGCGCAGGCTCAGCTTTGTTTCCATGGACACCGGGATGCTGTCAAGTTCTTTGTGTCTGTACCAG GAAATGTTCTGGCCACACTAAACGGCAGCGTGCTGGACAGTCCGTCAGAGGGTCAGGGCTCCACGGCGCCCACGGAGACGGAGGCTCAGAGCGTTCAGAACGTGTTGGTGCTGAGCGGAGGCGAGGGCTACATCGACTTCCGTATAG GTGACGGCGAGGATGACGAGACGGAGGAAGGAGACAGTGGCGGCACTTCTCAGATAAAACCTGCTCTGTGCAAAGCTGAGCGAAGCCACATCATCGTCTGGCAGGTGTCTTACATACCTGAGTGA
- the mapk8ip3 gene encoding C-Jun-amino-terminal kinase-interacting protein 3 isoform X19, translating to MMELQIDEVVYQDDYGSGSVMSERVSGLANSIYREFERLIRSYDEEVVKELMPLVVNVLENLDAVLTENQEHEVELELLKEDNEQLITQYEREKALRKQAEEKFIEFEDALEAEKKDLQVQVEFLELQGKQLELKAKNYADQITRLEERESDMKKQYNALHQRHTEMIQTYVEHIERSKMQQVGSNSQSDGPGCGRTQRHTWRKSSKAERPPSLSLYPSGEGMVRGGLGGARMMPGKDIWQVSELGQSSFSSAYQEDGSESDSVAATPSSTGSKSNTPTSSVPSATVTPINEGFLPPSDFDVMRAGNRRKGGKRHSRNMEVQVSQETRNVSIGMGSSDEWSEFQEIIDSTPELDMCVDPRVYGGGNSPSQGIVNEAFGINTDSLYHEIKDAKSDIIGDVDAGAELLGMGKEVENLLTENKQLLETKNALNIVKNDLIAKVDELSGEKEVLREELEAVRQSKNKVDARVKELEEELRRLRAEALGASRDSKDEGGDDFSSPMEGGDMTMAQRRRFTRVEMARVLMERNQYKERLMELQEAVRWTEMIRASRESPPIQEKKKSTIWQFFARLFSTSSSPPPVKRPYYSVNIHYKSPALSQRRSHTMCQISTSNRTLEFFPEDDSAMLARREQRREQYRQVREHMRRDDGIMQACGWSVPSRFKQTGGQTDSAQDSPLKRQQTTNEKEDNRMKNVPVPVYCRPLVEKDPNRKLWCAAGVDLTGWRASSQEMAPSKAPSGGSDPLHAEEDGAEKKNSHTSPEKKKSKELQETDTMSSRVWILTSTHSASKVVIIDANQPGSLVDQFNVCNAHVLCISSVPAASESDYPAGEIVLDPGDGGAGAGGGGVGGGGVGVGGGGGDDTSGVEGMLAGITLVGCATNCSVARSNCSSRTDTPIMDKGQAPTAPPMNGKIHPAQSAEEATEATEVSESTSSQTEMGSGPPGPFMEHVFTDPQPRAADTSDRNSGQSKEDTSHHPESEDGGEEGKNYTSVAPTMWLGAQNGWLYVHSAVGNWKKCLHSIKLKDSVLSLVHVKGRVLVALADGTLAIFHRSEDGQWDLSNYHLMDLGRPHHSIRCMAVVHDKVWCGYKNKIHVIQPKSMQIEKSFDAHPRRESQVRQLAWIGDGVWVSIRLDSTLRLYHAHTHQHLQDVDIEPYVSKMLGTGKLGFSFVRITALLIGGNRLWVGTGNGVIISIPLTETNKVSPTSSGGVIHVYGDDGSEKSSGSFIPYCSMAQAQLCFHGHRDAVKFFVSVPGNVLATLNGSVLDSPSEGQGSTAPTETEAQSVQNVLVLSGGEGYIDFRIGDGEDDETEEGDSGGTSQIKPALCKAERSHIIVWQVSYIPE from the exons ATGATGGAGCTACAGATAGACGAGGTGGTCTACCAGGACGACTACGGCTCCGGCTCCGTCATGTCGGAGCGGGTGTCCGGCCTGGCTAACAGCATTTACCGGGAGTTCGAGCGGCTGATCCGCAGCTACGACGAGGAGGTGGTGAAGGAGCTGATGCCGCTGGTGGTGAACGTCCTGGAGAACCTGGACGCGGTGCTGACGGAGAACCAGGAGCACgaggtggagctggagctgctgaaggaggACAACGAGCAGCTCATCACCCAGTACGAGCGGGAGAAGGCGCTGAGGAAGCAGGCGGAGGAG aAATTTATAGAATTTGAGGATGCACTGGAGGCCGAGAAGAAGGATCTGCAGGTGCAGGTGGAGTTTTTGGAGCTGCAGGGAAAGCAGCTGGAGCTCAAAGCAAAGAACTACGCTGACCAGA tcACCCGGCTGGAAGAGCGAGAATCAGACATGAAGAAGCAGTACAACGCTCTGCACCAGCGCCACACTGAG ATGATCCAGACTTATGTCGAGCACATAGAGCGGTCCAAAATGCAGCAGGTGGGCAgtaacagccaatcagacgggCCCGGCTGTGGACGAAC TCAACGCCACACATGGAGGAAAAG CAGCAAAGCGGAGCGCCCGCCGTCGTTGAGCCTGTATCCCAGCGGCGAGGGCATGGTACGTGGGGGTCTCGGGGGGGCTAGGATGATGCCCGGGAAAGACATCTGGCAGGTCAGCGAGCTCGGCCAGTCCAGCTTCAGCTCCGCCTATCAG GAGGATGGATCGGAGTCCGACTCGGTGGCCGCCACACCTAGCAGCACAGGCAGCAAGTCCAACACGCCCACCTCCTCCGTCCCATCCGCCACCGTCACACCCATCAATGAGGGCTTCCTCCCACCTTCTGACTTTGACGTCATGCGGGCTGGGAACCGCAGGAAAGGTGGCAAACGTCACAGCCGGAACATGGAGGTGCAGGTTTCTCAGGAGACGCGGAATGTCAGCATTG gaaTGGGAAGCAGCGACGAGTGGTCTGAATTTCAGGAGATCATCGATTCCACTCCGGAGCTGGACATGTGTGTGGACCCCCGCGTGTACGGAGGAGGAAACAG cccCTCTCAGGGCATCGTCAACGAGGCCTTCGGCATCAACACTGACTCTCTGTACCACGAGATCAAAGACGCCAAGTCGGACATCATCGGGGACGTGGATGCAGGCGCCGAGCTGCTCG GGATGGGTAAGGAGGTGGAGAACCTGCTGACGGAGAACAAACAGCTTCTAGAGACCAA AAATGCTCTCAACATTGTGAAAAACGACCTCATTGCCAAAGTGGACGAGCTGTCGGGGGAGAAGGAGGTGctgagggaggagctggaggcggTGAGGCAGTCCAAGAACAAGGTGGACGCCCGAgtcaaagagctggaggaagaactcaggag gttAAGAGCTGAAGCTCTCGGCGCGTCTCGGGACTCAAAGGATGAAGGAGGCGATGAC TTTTCATCACCCATGGAAGGTGGAGACATGACGATGGCCCAGCGGCGGCGCTTCACGCGGGTGGAGATGGCCCGCGTGCTGATGGAGAGGAACCAGTACAAGGAAAGGCTGATGGAGCTGCAGGAGGCGGTGCGGTGGACGGAGATGATCCG AGCGTCCAGGGAGAGTCCCCCCAtccaggagaagaagaagtccACCATCTGGCAGTT CTTCGCTCGTCTCTTCAGCACGTCGTCCAGCCCGCCGCCGGTCAAACGGCCATACTACAGCGTCAACATCCACTACAAGTCTCCGGCTTTGTCTCAGCGACGCAGCCACACCATGTGTCAGATCTCCACCTCCAACCGCACGCTGGAGTTCTTCCCTGAAGA TGACTCGGCAATGTTGGCACGCCGAGAGCAGCGGCGTGAGCAGTACAGGCAGGTCCGTGAGCACATGCGCCGCGATGACGGCATCATGCAGGCCTGCGGCTGGAGCGTGCCGTCTCGCTTCAAACAG ACTGGTGGTCAGACGGACAGCGCTCAGGACAGCCCGCTGAAGAGACAACAG ACCACCAACGAGAAGGAGGACAACCGCATGAAGAACGTCCCTGTCCCGGTGTACTGTCGCCCCCTGGTGGAGAAGGACCCCAACAGGAAG TTGTGGTGTGCAGCTGGAGTAGACCTGACCGGATGGAGGGCCAGCAGCCAGGAGATGGCCCCGTCCAAAGCACCATCGGGCGGCAGCGACCCGCTGCACGCTGAGGAGGAcggagcagagaagaagaacagcCACACGTCTCCCGAGAAGAAGAAG tCAAAGGAGCTCCAGGAAACGGACACCATGAGCAGCCGGGTGTGGATCCTCACCAGCACCCACTCTGCCAGCAAGGTGGTCATCATCGACGCCAACCAGCCGGGCTCGCTGGTCGACCAGTTCAACGTCTGCAACGCCCACGTCCTCTGCATCTCCAGCGTGCCTG ctgccAGTGAGAGCGATTATCCAGCAGGAGAGATAGTGTTGGATCCGGGTGatggtggagcaggagcaggtggaggaggagtaggaggaggaggagtaggagtaggtggaggaggtggagacgACACCAGCGGGGTGGAGGGCATGTTGGCGGGCATCACACTTGTCGGGTGCGCCACCAACTGCAGCGTCGCCCGTAGCAACTGCTCGTCACGCACAGACACTCCCATCATGGACAAAGGACAAG CTCCAACCGCTCCGCCCATGAACGGGAAGATCCACCCAGCTCAGTCAGCGGAGGAGgccacagaggccacagagGTTTCTGAGTCCACATCGAGCCAAACAGAAATGGGATCTGGACCTCCAGGACCATTTATGGAGCACGTCTTCACCGATCCTCAGCCGCGAGCTGCAGATACCTCTGACAG GAACTCAGGCCAGTCCAAAGAGGACACGTCTCATCATCCAGAGTCAGAGGACGGAGGCGAGGAGGGAAAAAACTACACCAGCGTGGCTCCAACCATGTGGCTCGGAGCTCAGAACGGCTG GCTTTACGTCCACTCAGCTGTGGGAAACTGGAAGAAATGTCTCCACTCCATTAAGCTCAAAGACTCGGTGCTCAGCctggt GCATGTTAAAGGTCGAGTGCTGGTCGCTCTCGCTGACGGGACACTCGCCATATTCCACCGatcagaag ACGGTCAGTGGGATCTGTCCAACTACCACCTAATGGATCTCGGCCGACCTCATCACTCCATCCGCTGCATGGCCGTCGTCCACGATAAAGTGTGGTGCGGCTACAAGAACAAGATCCACGTCATTCAGCCCAAAAGCATGCAGATAGAG AAGTCCTTCGACGCTCACCCTCGCAGGGAGAGTCAGGTGCGGCAGCTAGCGTGGATTGGCGACGGCGTCTGGGTGTCGATCCGGCTCGACTCCACCTTACGTCTCTAccacgcgcacacacaccagcacctGCAGGACGTGGACATCGAGCCGTACGTCAGCAAAATGCTGG GAACCGGAAAGCTCGGCTTCTCCTTTGTGCGAATCACAGCGCTTCTGATTGGTGGAAATCGGCTCTGGGTGGGGACAGGAAATGGCGTCATCATCTCCATCCCACTGACAGAGA CCAATAAGGTGTCTCCCACGTCCTCCGGCGGCGTGATCCACGTTTACGGCGATGATGGCTCGGAGAAGAGCAGCGGCAGCTTCATCCCTTACTGCTCGATGGCGCAGGCTCAGCTTTGTTTCCATGGACACCGGGATGCTGTCAAGTTCTTTGTGTCTGTACCAG GAAATGTTCTGGCCACACTAAACGGCAGCGTGCTGGACAGTCCGTCAGAGGGTCAGGGCTCCACGGCGCCCACGGAGACGGAGGCTCAGAGCGTTCAGAACGTGTTGGTGCTGAGCGGAGGCGAGGGCTACATCGACTTCCGTATAG GTGACGGCGAGGATGACGAGACGGAGGAAGGAGACAGTGGCGGCACTTCTCAGATAAAACCTGCTCTGTGCAAAGCTGAGCGAAGCCACATCATCGTCTGGCAGGTGTCTTACATACCTGAGTGA